A single region of the Thermoanaerobacterium aotearoense genome encodes:
- a CDS encoding DUF134 domain-containing protein, translated as MPRPQKCRWVKCEPNINYFKPVGIPMHSLSEVVLTVEEFEAIRLKDLEGLEQEDCAERMKVSRPTFFRIIMSAREKVADALVNGKAIRVEGGNYKVYGEDAPHHGHCHRHGMMSESIPDEEN; from the coding sequence ATGCCGAGACCTCAAAAATGCAGATGGGTAAAGTGCGAACCAAACATAAACTATTTTAAACCAGTAGGGATTCCTATGCACTCATTGAGTGAAGTCGTGCTTACAGTTGAGGAATTTGAAGCCATACGCCTAAAAGATTTAGAGGGATTAGAACAAGAAGATTGTGCGGAGAGGATGAAAGTTTCAAGACCTACATTTTTTAGGATCATAATGTCGGCACGTGAAAAAGTTGCAGATGCACTTGTAAATGGCAAAGCCATAAGAGTGGAAGGCGGCAATTACAAAGTCTACGGTGAGGACGCACCGCACCATGGACATTGTCATAGGCATGGCATGATGAGCGAATCGATTCCTGATGAAGAAAATTAA
- the secG gene encoding preprotein translocase subunit SecG translates to MLKIIVLIVHIIVSLFMMAVILLQQGKSAGISGAIAGGAETFFGKNKARTMEGTLERLTTISAVVFIITSLILTLLMGK, encoded by the coding sequence ATGCTAAAAATAATAGTACTTATAGTTCATATTATTGTTAGTTTGTTTATGATGGCAGTTATACTATTGCAGCAAGGTAAAAGTGCAGGTATATCCGGCGCGATTGCAGGTGGTGCGGAGACTTTCTTTGGCAAAAATAAGGCCAGAACGATGGAAGGCACTTTGGAGAGGCTTACTACGATAAGTGCTGTAGTTTTCATAATTACTTCGTTGATATTGACGTTGCTGATGGGAAAATAA
- a CDS encoding deoxyguanosinetriphosphate triphosphohydrolase — MKIREISEDMEYKILSPYAAHSRESKGRMKDEEKCDIRTDYQRDRDRIIHCKAFRRLSHKTQVFISPEGDHYRTRLTHTLEVAQISKTIARALRLNEDLTEAIALGHDLGHTPFGHSGEDVLNRLLKDGFRHSVQSLRVVDVIENNGLGLNLTWEVRDGILNHSTSGSPGTLEGKIVQLADKIAYVNHDIDDAIRGKVLTNDDIPKDLRQILGDTHSKRINTMVKDIIENSMGKDNISMSREIYDATYSLRDFLFKKVYIGSKAKSEEAKAKKVVEQLFYYFCENVEDMPAEFIELTHEYGKERAVADYIAGMTDKYAITKYKEIFLPSPWEDKNF; from the coding sequence ATGAAAATAAGGGAAATATCTGAGGATATGGAGTATAAAATACTATCACCGTACGCAGCACACAGCAGAGAATCAAAAGGACGAATGAAAGACGAGGAAAAGTGCGATATTCGCACAGATTACCAAAGGGATAGAGATAGAATCATACATTGTAAGGCTTTTAGGAGATTGAGCCATAAGACGCAGGTTTTTATATCTCCTGAAGGCGACCATTACAGGACGAGACTTACACATACTTTAGAAGTTGCACAAATATCAAAGACTATTGCGAGGGCATTAAGGCTTAACGAAGATTTGACAGAAGCCATAGCTTTAGGCCACGATTTAGGACATACTCCTTTTGGCCATTCAGGTGAAGATGTTCTAAATAGGCTTTTAAAAGATGGCTTTAGACATAGCGTTCAAAGTTTAAGAGTGGTAGATGTGATAGAAAATAATGGCTTAGGGCTTAATCTGACGTGGGAAGTGCGAGATGGCATCTTAAACCATTCCACATCCGGCAGTCCTGGGACGTTAGAAGGTAAAATCGTTCAATTGGCAGACAAGATTGCCTATGTGAATCACGACATTGATGATGCAATCCGAGGCAAGGTATTGACAAATGATGATATACCAAAAGATTTAAGGCAGATATTAGGAGATACTCACAGCAAGAGGATAAATACAATGGTGAAGGACATAATTGAAAACAGCATGGGAAAAGATAATATCTCCATGAGCCGTGAGATTTATGATGCTACTTACAGCCTTAGAGATTTTTTGTTTAAAAAGGTTTATATAGGTTCGAAGGCGAAAAGCGAAGAGGCAAAAGCAAAAAAAGTTGTTGAACAGCTTTTTTATTATTTTTGTGAAAATGTAGAAGACATGCCTGCGGAATTTATCGAATTAACGCATGAATATGGCAAAGAACGGGCAGTTGCCGATTATATAGCAGGAATGACTGATAAATACGCTATAACAAAGTATAAAGAGATTTTTCTTCCATCGCCATGGGAAGATAAAAATTTTTAA
- the dnaG gene encoding DNA primase: MSYSKDVIDRVIEENDIVDVVSSYVSLKKSGRDFKGLCPFHHEKTPSFNVSQEKQLYHCFGCQASGNVITFVMNIENVGFKEAVEFLADRAGIEIEEENLSSLEYQKKKLKDEIYEVNRLAALFYHKYLYSKFGQAALKYLYDRGIDDITIKRFGLGLSPANGLELFNYLKRRNYSIEVLLKAGLVLKGSSGSYYDRFKNRVMFPIIDEKNNVIGFGGRVMDDVKPKYLNTPETVVFKKGKTLYGINYAKKSKEDMLIIVEGYMDAIALYQSGLDNVVASLGTALTIEQGRLIKKYKNTVVISYDADEAGIEATMRGLNLLDELDLNVNILTVPNGKDPDEFVRKEGFDAFKKLLQKTDTLIEYKIKKYKKDLDLEKPSDRIKYIKKVCKDLATLKDEVKRDVYISIVSKDAEIPENTIRAEIDQFVKGFLQNNKKIRYTVGNNRHNIKYSGAKKIPSLKYLIALLLIDNKLYSRVKGKISADDIEDEHLKAVASYVFERLEDGGHVDVKDLSFMLDNADLKDEFNDIFNVLYSEKMASEKIVDDCVKEIIKDDIRKKIANIKREIDDSYNAGDMEKERELLIQLQKYEKEMLNLKNG; encoded by the coding sequence ATGTCTTATTCAAAAGACGTGATCGATAGAGTAATAGAAGAAAATGATATAGTAGATGTTGTCTCAAGCTATGTTTCGCTTAAAAAATCTGGCAGGGACTTTAAGGGATTGTGCCCGTTTCATCATGAGAAAACACCATCTTTCAATGTAAGCCAAGAAAAGCAGCTTTATCATTGTTTTGGTTGTCAAGCCAGCGGAAATGTCATTACCTTTGTAATGAATATTGAAAATGTAGGTTTTAAGGAGGCCGTTGAGTTCTTGGCAGATAGAGCTGGTATAGAGATTGAAGAAGAAAATTTGTCAAGTTTGGAGTATCAGAAAAAAAAGCTGAAGGATGAAATATATGAAGTCAATAGGTTAGCTGCTTTGTTTTACCACAAATACCTTTATTCTAAATTTGGACAGGCTGCATTAAAATACCTTTACGATAGAGGCATAGACGACATTACAATAAAAAGATTTGGATTGGGGCTTTCTCCAGCCAATGGACTTGAATTGTTTAATTATTTAAAGCGCCGAAACTATAGTATTGAGGTTCTTTTAAAGGCGGGTCTTGTCTTAAAAGGCAGCAGCGGTTCATATTATGATAGATTTAAAAATCGAGTCATGTTTCCAATAATAGATGAAAAAAACAATGTAATAGGATTTGGCGGCAGAGTCATGGATGATGTAAAACCAAAGTATTTAAATACTCCTGAGACGGTTGTTTTTAAAAAAGGAAAGACATTGTATGGGATTAATTACGCTAAAAAATCAAAAGAAGATATGCTTATTATCGTTGAAGGATATATGGATGCCATTGCATTGTATCAAAGCGGACTTGACAATGTCGTTGCATCGTTGGGTACTGCACTGACTATAGAGCAAGGTAGACTTATAAAAAAGTACAAAAATACTGTTGTCATTTCATACGACGCAGATGAAGCAGGCATTGAAGCGACTATGAGGGGTCTAAATCTTTTGGATGAACTTGACCTAAATGTAAATATACTGACAGTGCCTAATGGCAAGGACCCCGATGAATTTGTCAGAAAAGAAGGTTTTGATGCGTTTAAAAAACTTCTTCAAAAGACAGATACATTGATAGAATATAAGATAAAGAAGTACAAAAAAGATTTGGATTTAGAAAAACCATCAGATAGGATAAAGTACATCAAAAAGGTGTGCAAGGATCTTGCCACATTGAAAGACGAAGTAAAGCGAGATGTGTATATCTCCATCGTATCAAAAGACGCCGAAATACCTGAAAATACTATTAGAGCAGAAATAGACCAATTTGTCAAGGGTTTTTTGCAAAATAATAAAAAAATTAGGTATACAGTTGGCAATAATAGGCATAATATTAAATACAGTGGAGCAAAAAAGATACCGTCTCTTAAATACTTGATTGCACTGCTTTTGATTGACAACAAGCTTTACAGCAGAGTAAAAGGGAAGATTTCTGCAGATGACATCGAAGATGAGCATTTAAAGGCTGTAGCGTCTTATGTTTTTGAGAGACTTGAAGATGGAGGACATGTGGATGTAAAAGACCTAAGCTTTATGCTGGACAATGCTGATTTAAAAGACGAATTTAACGATATATTCAACGTGCTGTATAGCGAGAAAATGGCAAGCGAGAAGATAGTGGATGACTGTGTAAAAGAGATAATCAAAGATGACATACGAAAAAAAATAGCGAACATTAAGCGTGAAATTGACGATTCATATAATGCTGGTGACATGGAAAAAGAAAGAGAACTTTTGATACAATTACAGAAATATGAAAAGGAGATGCTGAATTTAAAAAATGGCTGA
- the rpoD gene encoding RNA polymerase sigma factor RpoD, which translates to MNKEKVKNSIKELIDKGKKNGMLTYNEIMNSLEDIDMDADQIEKVYDTFEKLGIEIVGEEPQQDELIPEEDLDLDLSIPEGINIDDPVRMYLKEIGKIPLLSPDEEIELAKRIEKGDEEAKKRLTEANLRLVVSIAKRYVGRGMLFLDLIQEGNLGLLKAVEKFNYRKGFKFSTYATWWIRQAITRAIADQARTIRIPVHMVETINKLIRVSRQLLQELGRDPLPEEIAKEMDMSVDKVREIMKIAQEPVSLETPIGEEEDSHLGDFIPDEDAPAPAEAAAFTMLKEQLIDVLDTLTPREEKVLRLRFGLDDGRARTLEEVGKEFNVTRERIRQIEAKALRKLRHPSRSKKLKDFLD; encoded by the coding sequence GTGAATAAAGAAAAAGTAAAAAATTCTATAAAAGAGCTAATCGATAAAGGCAAAAAGAATGGCATGTTGACGTACAATGAAATAATGAATTCTCTTGAAGATATTGATATGGATGCGGATCAGATAGAAAAAGTATATGACACATTTGAAAAATTAGGTATAGAGATTGTTGGAGAGGAACCGCAGCAGGATGAATTGATTCCAGAGGAAGATCTGGATTTGGATCTGTCTATCCCTGAAGGTATAAATATTGACGATCCAGTGAGAATGTACTTAAAAGAAATAGGAAAGATACCTCTTCTATCTCCTGATGAAGAGATAGAATTGGCAAAGAGGATAGAAAAAGGCGATGAAGAAGCTAAAAAAAGGCTTACGGAGGCAAATTTGAGGCTTGTTGTAAGCATTGCTAAAAGATATGTTGGAAGAGGCATGTTATTTCTCGATTTGATTCAAGAAGGAAATTTAGGCCTTTTGAAAGCTGTTGAAAAGTTTAACTACAGAAAGGGATTTAAGTTTAGCACATACGCTACGTGGTGGATAAGACAGGCAATCACCAGAGCTATAGCTGATCAGGCCAGGACGATACGCATTCCTGTCCACATGGTAGAGACTATTAATAAGCTTATAAGGGTTTCAAGACAACTTTTGCAAGAATTAGGACGTGACCCTCTACCAGAGGAGATCGCTAAAGAGATGGACATGTCGGTTGACAAGGTCAGAGAGATAATGAAGATTGCTCAAGAGCCAGTATCGTTAGAGACTCCTATAGGCGAAGAAGAAGACAGCCATCTTGGCGATTTTATACCAGACGAAGATGCTCCAGCGCCTGCTGAAGCAGCGGCATTTACAATGCTTAAAGAGCAGCTTATAGATGTATTGGATACTTTGACGCCGAGAGAAGAAAAGGTGTTAAGGCTGAGATTTGGGCTTGATGATGGCAGAGCAAGGACATTGGAGGAAGTAGGCAAAGAATTCAATGTTACGAGAGAGAGAATAAGGCAGATAGAGGCAAAGGCATTGAGGAAATTGAGACATCCAAGCCGCAGCAAGAAATTAAAAGATTTTTTGGATTGA
- a CDS encoding tRNA (adenine(22)-N(1))-methyltransferase, translated as MKLSQRLNSIIKMIKLHSKVADIGTDHGYIPVYLYLNGISDYIVASDVKSASLNKAIDVIKKYNLSENIIVRLGDGLSVLRPNEVDTAVIAGMGGILISDILERDKSIASTVERFILQPMTASDHLRRYIYENGYLIVDEDLVFEKGKFFEIMAVEHGKGKVHDEIFYEIGEKLFQKRHPLLKDYISYKIGKLKRILDEVSKSNESGLLKEDILNKIKKYEVLLYESEMPDNSGND; from the coding sequence ATGAAGCTGTCACAGAGATTAAATTCTATCATTAAGATGATAAAACTTCATTCTAAAGTTGCTGATATAGGTACAGATCATGGATATATACCAGTCTACCTTTACTTAAATGGCATTTCAGACTACATAGTTGCATCAGATGTAAAATCTGCTTCTCTCAATAAAGCAATTGATGTTATTAAAAAGTACAATCTGTCAGAAAATATAATTGTACGGCTTGGCGATGGATTAAGTGTTTTAAGACCAAATGAAGTTGATACTGCTGTAATAGCCGGCATGGGTGGCATTTTGATTTCAGATATTTTAGAAAGGGATAAAAGCATTGCTTCAACTGTAGAGAGGTTTATCTTGCAGCCTATGACGGCATCTGACCATCTTCGCAGGTACATTTATGAGAATGGGTATTTGATTGTTGATGAAGATTTAGTCTTTGAGAAAGGAAAGTTCTTTGAGATAATGGCTGTAGAACATGGCAAGGGAAAAGTCCACGACGAAATTTTTTATGAAATCGGCGAAAAACTCTTTCAAAAACGTCACCCATTGCTTAAAGATTATATATCATATAAGATAGGGAAGCTAAAAAGGATTCTTGATGAAGTCTCGAAAAGCAATGAAAGTGGTTTGCTGAAAGAGGATATTTTAAATAAAATAAAAAAATATGAGGTGTTATTGTATGAGTCTGAAATGCCAGACAATAGCGGGAATGATTGA
- a CDS encoding Nif3-like dinuclear metal center hexameric protein, with product MSLKCQTIAGMIDKLAPHKCAEEWDNVGLLVGNPRKDVSSVMVALDATREVVLEAISKKVDMIVTHHPIIFKPFKNLRTDNPLGEVLTMLIREDIPVYSAHTNFDAAKGGMNDILCNILGIYDEEILQVTYKEGYKKIVVYVPIGYEEIVKTAMCNAGAGYIGNYSDCTFQTMGIGSFKPLEGTNPFIGEIGKVENTQEVRIETIAPDKLVNRIISAMLKVHPYEEVAYDIYPVETLYDEYGIGRVGLIKDTTLGNLANDVKAKLGLKNIRVVGDLNKAVKKVAVCGGSGGSFVSISAFKGADVLITGDVGYHDAVDARHLGLAIIDAGHFGTEKISVNFIAEYIRDEAQKMNVDLDVITSEIQADPFIFM from the coding sequence ATGAGTCTGAAATGCCAGACAATAGCGGGAATGATTGACAAACTTGCACCGCACAAATGTGCCGAAGAATGGGACAATGTTGGACTTCTTGTGGGTAATCCCAGAAAAGATGTGTCGTCTGTCATGGTGGCTTTAGATGCCACGAGAGAGGTTGTATTAGAAGCCATATCAAAAAAAGTCGACATGATTGTAACGCATCACCCTATAATATTTAAACCATTTAAGAACTTGCGTACTGATAATCCGTTAGGGGAAGTTTTGACGATGCTCATAAGAGAAGACATACCTGTGTATTCGGCACACACCAACTTTGATGCTGCAAAAGGCGGAATGAACGATATCCTCTGCAACATACTGGGAATATACGACGAGGAGATTTTGCAAGTTACGTATAAGGAAGGCTATAAGAAAATTGTAGTATACGTTCCGATTGGATATGAGGAGATAGTAAAGACAGCCATGTGCAATGCAGGGGCAGGCTACATAGGAAATTACAGCGATTGCACGTTTCAAACGATGGGCATAGGAAGCTTTAAACCGTTAGAAGGAACAAATCCTTTTATAGGTGAGATAGGAAAAGTGGAGAATACCCAGGAGGTTAGAATAGAGACTATAGCGCCAGATAAATTGGTAAACAGGATCATAAGCGCCATGCTTAAAGTTCATCCATACGAAGAGGTAGCTTACGATATATACCCGGTTGAGACGTTGTACGACGAATATGGAATAGGAAGAGTAGGCTTAATAAAAGACACTACATTAGGCAACCTTGCAAATGATGTAAAAGCAAAACTTGGCTTAAAAAACATACGGGTCGTAGGCGATTTAAACAAGGCAGTTAAAAAAGTGGCTGTATGTGGTGGCAGTGGCGGCAGCTTTGTATCGATTTCTGCTTTCAAAGGCGCCGACGTTTTGATAACAGGTGATGTTGGCTACCATGATGCAGTAGACGCAAGACATCTTGGACTGGCTATAATAGATGCGGGTCATTTTGGCACAGAGAAGATTTCTGTAAATTTCATTGCTGAATACATAAGGGATGAAGCGCAAAAAATGAATGTAGACTTAGACGTCATCACCAGTGAAATACAAGCTGATCCGTTTATATTCATGTAA
- the mnmA gene encoding tRNA 2-thiouridine(34) synthase MnmA, which translates to MANENRNVKVVVGMSGGVDSSVSALLLKEQGYDVIGIFMKNWDEEDDSGYCTAAEDYEDVVRVCDTIGIPYYSINFTKEYWDRVFRYFLNEYKSGRTPNPDVMCNKEIKFKAFLEFSMKIGADYIATGHYARIEHTDGHYRMLKGVDKNKDQTYFLCELGQKQLSKTMFPIGHLDKLEVREIARKAGLKTADKKDSTGICFIGERKFKEFLNQFLPAKPGEIRDLSGRVLGRHDGLMFYTLGQRRGIGIGGVGTGEPWFVVDKDVENNVLYVAQGEKNPALYSYGLFTKDVNWIDGDMDFDELKCKAKFRYRQPDQDVMVFKKDNGYLVVFDKLQRAVTPGQFVVFYDGEYCLGGGVIETIYKDKKALI; encoded by the coding sequence ATGGCTAATGAGAATCGAAACGTAAAAGTCGTGGTCGGAATGTCTGGAGGAGTAGATTCCTCTGTATCTGCGCTGCTTCTTAAAGAACAGGGATACGACGTGATAGGCATATTTATGAAAAATTGGGATGAAGAAGATGATTCTGGGTACTGTACGGCAGCAGAGGATTACGAAGATGTTGTAAGGGTTTGTGATACTATAGGCATTCCTTACTATTCGATAAACTTTACAAAAGAATATTGGGACAGAGTTTTTCGGTATTTCTTAAATGAATACAAAAGCGGTAGAACACCTAATCCAGACGTAATGTGCAACAAAGAGATAAAGTTTAAGGCATTTTTGGAGTTTTCGATGAAAATTGGAGCAGACTATATTGCAACAGGCCACTATGCAAGGATAGAGCATACAGATGGGCACTACAGGATGCTGAAAGGTGTAGACAAAAACAAAGATCAGACGTATTTTTTATGTGAGCTTGGGCAGAAGCAGTTGTCAAAGACCATGTTTCCAATAGGACACCTTGATAAATTAGAAGTGAGGGAGATAGCACGAAAGGCAGGTCTCAAAACGGCTGATAAGAAAGACAGCACAGGTATTTGCTTTATCGGGGAAAGGAAGTTTAAAGAATTTTTGAATCAGTTTTTGCCTGCAAAGCCGGGGGAAATAAGGGATCTGTCGGGACGCGTATTGGGACGTCATGACGGGCTTATGTTTTACACATTAGGACAGAGAAGGGGCATCGGCATAGGTGGCGTAGGCACAGGAGAGCCTTGGTTTGTGGTTGACAAAGATGTTGAAAACAATGTACTTTACGTTGCACAAGGTGAGAAAAATCCTGCATTGTATTCGTACGGCTTGTTTACAAAAGATGTAAATTGGATAGACGGTGACATGGACTTTGATGAACTTAAGTGCAAAGCAAAATTCAGGTATAGACAGCCTGATCAAGATGTGATGGTCTTTAAGAAGGATAATGGTTATTTAGTTGTATTTGATAAGCTTCAGAGAGCTGTTACGCCAGGGCAATTTGTCGTATTTTACGATGGCGAATACTGCCTTGGAGGCGGTGTGATAGAAACCATATATAAAGATAAGAAAGCCTTGATATAA
- the deoD gene encoding purine-nucleoside phosphorylase, producing the protein MSIHIGAKDGEVASTVLLPGDPLRAKYIADNFLTDVICYNEVRGMYGFTGYYKGKRVSVQGTGMGIPSISIYVNELIQSYNVKNLIRIGTCGSMQEDINIRDVILAMASSTDSAINKIRFNGMDYAPTASFKLLKKAYDAALEKGINVKVGNILSSDTFYNDDKDSWKLWAKFGVLAVEMETAGLYTLAAKYGVDALTILTVSDSLVTGHATSAEERQKTFNDMIEIALNIAE; encoded by the coding sequence TTGAGTATTCACATAGGTGCAAAAGATGGAGAAGTTGCAAGTACAGTTTTGTTGCCTGGAGATCCATTGAGGGCTAAATACATTGCTGATAACTTTTTGACGGACGTAATTTGTTACAACGAAGTCCGCGGAATGTACGGGTTTACTGGTTATTACAAGGGCAAAAGGGTATCTGTTCAAGGCACAGGGATGGGTATACCATCTATATCTATATATGTAAACGAGCTTATTCAAAGCTATAACGTAAAAAATCTAATAAGGATAGGCACATGCGGATCGATGCAAGAAGATATAAACATAAGGGATGTAATATTAGCAATGGCATCATCGACAGATTCTGCTATAAATAAGATCAGATTTAATGGGATGGATTATGCTCCTACAGCCAGCTTTAAGCTTTTGAAAAAGGCTTATGATGCGGCTTTGGAGAAAGGCATCAACGTAAAAGTAGGAAATATACTTTCGTCAGATACGTTTTACAACGATGATAAAGATAGTTGGAAATTATGGGCTAAGTTTGGTGTTTTAGCAGTTGAGATGGAAACGGCAGGTCTTTACACTTTAGCCGCTAAGTATGGTGTAGACGCTCTTACTATATTGACAGTAAGCGATAGCTTAGTTACGGGTCATGCTACATCAGCGGAAGAAAGGCAGAAGACATTTAACGATATGATAGAAATTGCTCTAAACATTGCTGAATAA
- a CDS encoding type I phosphomannose isomerase catalytic subunit encodes MQPLKFKPIFMERIWGGDALKTKYGFNVPDGKKIGELWCISDNKTAVSEVDGGIYDGVKLREIANKHGDELYGEGKSYDRFPLLIKIIDANDKLSVQVHPDDDYAYYHENGDIGKTEMWYIIDAKPGATLICGLKEGTTKEQFKSLLEKESLEDCLNEIEVRRGDVVYIPSGMVHAIGEGILICEIQQNSDLTYRVYDYNRVDDNGNKRELHIDKALDVIDFNLKSDKIVPEYKNISGGSIANVVQSKYFKTDVIHVESTVDMETNGTFNTLVMVEGEGKILYEDGEFDLKSGESLLIPAEIGKYTVTGNCIIIRSYV; translated from the coding sequence ATGCAACCACTAAAGTTTAAACCCATATTCATGGAGAGGATATGGGGTGGAGATGCCTTGAAGACGAAATACGGCTTTAATGTCCCTGACGGCAAAAAGATAGGTGAGCTTTGGTGCATTTCTGACAATAAAACTGCAGTAAGTGAAGTAGATGGCGGTATTTACGATGGAGTTAAATTAAGAGAAATTGCAAATAAGCATGGAGATGAGCTTTATGGAGAAGGTAAATCGTACGACAGATTTCCATTGCTTATAAAGATAATAGACGCTAATGACAAGCTGTCTGTTCAAGTGCATCCAGATGATGATTACGCTTATTATCATGAAAATGGTGACATAGGCAAGACAGAAATGTGGTATATAATCGATGCAAAGCCTGGTGCTACACTTATCTGCGGTTTAAAAGAAGGAACGACGAAGGAACAATTCAAATCATTGCTTGAAAAAGAAAGTCTCGAAGACTGCCTTAATGAAATAGAGGTAAGGCGGGGAGATGTGGTATACATACCTTCAGGAATGGTACATGCCATTGGAGAAGGCATATTAATCTGCGAAATACAGCAGAATTCAGATTTAACTTACAGAGTTTATGATTACAACAGGGTAGATGACAATGGAAACAAAAGGGAGCTTCACATTGATAAAGCTTTAGATGTAATTGATTTTAATTTAAAAAGCGATAAAATAGTTCCTGAATATAAAAATATATCTGGAGGAAGCATCGCCAATGTTGTTCAGTCAAAATACTTTAAAACAGACGTGATTCACGTTGAGTCAACAGTTGATATGGAGACTAACGGCACTTTTAATACATTGGTGATGGTAGAAGGCGAAGGAAAAATACTTTACGAAGATGGAGAATTCGATTTAAAAAGCGGTGAATCGCTTTTGATACCTGCAGAAATTGGCAAATACACAGTTACTGGCAATTGCATCATTATAAGGTCTTACGTGTAG
- a CDS encoding SGNH/GDSL hydrolase family protein — translation MLLKDGDVVLFQGDSVTDAGRDRENPDDLGFGYPNIIASMFYALHPELNVKFLNRGISGNRVRDLKERWQNDCIDLKPTVVSILIGINDTWRNYDNSDYTSPEKFEEDYRYILEKTRKNLDAKIIIMEPFVLPVPEDRKEWRVDLDPKIHVVRNLSREFEAYFIPLDGIMAKYSTAKDPAFWASDGVHPTNAGHAIIAKEWLNLIKAF, via the coding sequence ATGTTATTAAAAGATGGTGATGTAGTTTTATTTCAGGGTGATAGCGTAACAGATGCTGGGCGAGATCGAGAAAACCCTGACGATTTAGGATTTGGGTACCCCAATATCATTGCATCAATGTTTTACGCATTACATCCTGAGTTAAACGTAAAATTCTTAAATAGAGGCATAAGTGGAAACAGAGTTAGAGATCTAAAAGAGCGCTGGCAAAATGACTGTATAGATTTAAAGCCAACAGTCGTGTCAATACTTATTGGAATAAATGATACATGGAGAAATTACGACAATAGCGACTACACATCACCGGAAAAATTCGAAGAAGACTATAGATACATACTTGAAAAGACAAGAAAAAACCTTGACGCAAAAATCATCATCATGGAGCCTTTTGTCCTTCCAGTACCGGAAGACAGAAAAGAATGGAGGGTCGACTTAGATCCAAAAATCCATGTAGTCAGAAATCTGTCAAGGGAATTTGAAGCATATTTCATCCCGCTGGATGGCATCATGGCAAAATATTCAACTGCAAAAGATCCGGCTTTTTGGGCTTCAGATGGTGTACACCCAACAAATGCGGGGCACGCCATAATTGCGAAAGAATGGCTTAATTTAATCAAAGCTTTCTAA
- a CDS encoding DUF3006 domain-containing protein: MNEMCIIDRFEGDYAVIEYGRVTFNFPRTLLPKDSKEGDVIKFDVRIDDKETFKRSQKMKRLADELFRE, from the coding sequence ATGAATGAAATGTGCATAATTGACAGATTCGAAGGTGATTATGCTGTAATTGAGTATGGACGTGTCACATTTAATTTTCCTCGGACTCTTTTGCCAAAAGATTCAAAAGAAGGCGATGTAATAAAGTTTGATGTGCGTATTGACGATAAAGAGACATTTAAGCGAAGCCAGAAAATGAAAAGGCTGGCAGACGAACTTTTTAGAGAGTAG